One region of Mycobacterium riyadhense genomic DNA includes:
- a CDS encoding lipoprotein LpqV: MHRSRHLPRQWGMVMAAACVSTLAGCWHSDVSGKATATSARSSNVSSLLPPGAIGVSPAGVTTRVDVPADSIEEEYFQACHAARVWMAAQSSTRESLIERYLAMVQASPSGVAGSWHIRWADLTPPRQSAVIVAAVAAANNECG, encoded by the coding sequence GTGCACCGCAGCCGTCATCTTCCCCGGCAGTGGGGGATGGTCATGGCGGCGGCATGTGTGTCGACCCTCGCGGGGTGCTGGCATAGCGACGTCAGCGGCAAGGCCACCGCTACGTCGGCGCGGTCATCAAACGTTTCCAGTTTGCTGCCGCCGGGCGCCATCGGCGTCTCCCCCGCCGGCGTGACGACCAGGGTTGACGTGCCCGCGGACTCGATCGAGGAGGAGTATTTCCAGGCCTGCCACGCCGCCAGAGTGTGGATGGCTGCCCAATCCAGTACGAGGGAATCGCTCATCGAGCGGTATTTGGCGATGGTTCAGGCATCGCCGTCTGGAGTTGCGGGTAGCTGGCATATCCGCTGGGCAGACCTGACGCCGCCAAGACAGTCGGCGGTGATTGTCGCCGCCGTCGCAGCCGCCAACAACGAATGCGGATAG
- a CDS encoding patatin-like phospholipase family protein has product MSGPVALRPGRQSGTRVALALGSGGARGYAHIGVIQALQEHGYEIVGISGSSMGAVVGGVQAAGRLGELADWAKSLTQRNILRLLDPSITAAGVLRAEKILDAVRDILGPVNIEQLPIPFTAVATDLLAGKSVWFQRGPLDEAIRASIAIPGVIAPHEIHGRLLADGGILDPLPMAPIAGVNADLTIAVSLNGSEAVGGRETGATAEWWNRMVRSTSALFDASAARSLLERPAARAVLSRFGAATPESDSWSEGAEIEQRPAVPDEPADTPAAPGIPKMGSFEVMNRTIDIAQSALARHTLAAYPADLLIEVPRATCRSLEFHRAVEVIAIGRELATRALDEFEIEATTDAPPAIES; this is encoded by the coding sequence ATGTCCGGACCAGTAGCACTGCGCCCAGGGCGACAATCTGGGACCCGCGTCGCGTTGGCGCTTGGCAGCGGCGGAGCGCGCGGCTACGCCCACATCGGGGTGATCCAGGCGCTGCAAGAGCATGGCTACGAAATCGTGGGGATCTCGGGTTCGTCGATGGGCGCGGTTGTCGGCGGGGTGCAAGCGGCCGGCCGACTGGGCGAGCTCGCCGACTGGGCGAAGTCCCTGACACAGCGCAACATTCTGCGACTGCTGGACCCATCGATTACCGCGGCGGGGGTGTTGCGGGCGGAGAAGATCCTGGACGCGGTGCGCGACATTCTGGGCCCGGTCAACATCGAGCAACTGCCCATCCCATTTACGGCGGTGGCGACGGACCTGCTCGCGGGCAAATCGGTGTGGTTTCAACGCGGACCACTCGACGAGGCCATCCGGGCGTCCATTGCGATACCCGGGGTGATTGCGCCGCACGAAATCCATGGACGGCTGCTCGCCGACGGGGGCATCCTGGACCCGTTGCCGATGGCACCGATCGCCGGGGTCAACGCCGACCTGACCATCGCGGTGAGCCTCAACGGCAGTGAGGCCGTCGGCGGTCGCGAAACGGGTGCCACGGCCGAGTGGTGGAACCGCATGGTGCGCAGCACCTCGGCGCTGTTCGACGCCAGCGCCGCCCGGTCGCTGCTCGAACGGCCGGCGGCTCGGGCGGTGTTGAGTCGCTTCGGCGCGGCGACCCCGGAATCGGATTCCTGGTCGGAAGGCGCAGAGATCGAGCAGCGCCCGGCCGTCCCGGATGAGCCTGCTGACACACCGGCCGCGCCAGGAATCCCCAAGATGGGCAGCTTCGAGGTGATGAATCGCACGATCGACATCGCCCAATCCGCGCTCGCGCGCCATACCCTGGCGGCCTACCCGGCCGACCTGCTGATCGAGGTACCGCGCGCGACCTGCCGAAGCCTGGAATTTCACCGAGCCGTAGAGGTGATCGCCATCGGTCGCGAGCTCGCTACGCGCGCGTTGGATGAATTCGAAATCGAAGCTACTACCGATGCCCCGCCTGCCATCGAGAGCTAA
- a CDS encoding patatin-like phospholipase family protein, with amino-acid sequence MTTRRALVLAGGGLAGIAWETGVLRGIADESPAAAQLLLESDVLVGTSAGAAVAAQISSDCTLDELFDRQLAETSAEIDPGVDIDAITELFLDALREPRPAGFDRTRGRLQRIGAVALATGTVPESVRRRVIAQRLPSHDWPAQVLRITAIDTATGALVVFDRGSGVELVDAVAASCAVPGAWPPVTIADRRYMDGGVASSVNLAAADDCDMAVVLVPAGANAPSPFGAGAAAEIAAFAGATLAVFADDDSVAAFGPNPLDPRCRASSARVGRQQGRREAAAVARFLGVHLY; translated from the coding sequence GTGACAACCCGACGCGCGCTGGTGCTGGCCGGCGGAGGGCTGGCCGGAATTGCCTGGGAGACAGGTGTTCTGCGCGGTATCGCCGACGAGTCGCCCGCGGCGGCCCAGCTGTTGCTTGAGTCAGATGTGCTGGTGGGAACATCGGCCGGTGCTGCGGTCGCGGCGCAGATCAGCAGCGATTGCACGCTGGACGAGCTGTTCGACCGGCAACTCGCCGAGACGTCGGCCGAGATCGATCCCGGTGTGGATATCGATGCCATCACCGAACTCTTCCTTGACGCCTTGCGCGAGCCCCGGCCGGCCGGGTTTGACCGGACACGGGGGCGATTGCAGCGAATCGGGGCGGTCGCGCTGGCAACCGGGACCGTCCCCGAGTCCGTTCGGCGTCGGGTGATCGCCCAGCGCCTGCCGTCACATGACTGGCCGGCCCAAGTTCTGCGGATCACCGCGATCGACACTGCCACCGGTGCACTTGTTGTTTTCGATCGAGGCTCGGGTGTCGAGCTGGTCGACGCGGTCGCGGCCAGTTGCGCCGTGCCGGGCGCGTGGCCGCCGGTGACCATCGCAGATCGGCGCTATATGGACGGCGGGGTGGCCAGCTCGGTTAACCTTGCCGCGGCCGACGATTGCGACATGGCCGTCGTCTTGGTCCCCGCTGGCGCGAACGCTCCGTCGCCGTTCGGCGCGGGGGCGGCCGCCGAGATCGCGGCGTTCGCCGGCGCGACGCTGGCCGTGTTCGCCGACGACGACTCAGTGGCCGCTTTTGGTCCCAACCCGCTGGATCCGCGCTGCCGTGCCAGCTCGGCGCGGGTCGGACGTCAGCAGGGCCGCCGGGAAGCGGCGGCTGTCGCCCGCTTCCTCGGCGTGCATTTGTATTAG
- a CDS encoding class II glutamine amidotransferase has product MCRLFGLHAGTDVVKATFWLLDAPDSLAEQSRRNPDGTGLGVFDEHRRPQLYKEPIAAWQDAEFATEAHQLTGTTFVAHVRYATTGSLGVHNTHPFLQDGRIFAHNGVLEGLDEIDERLREVGTDDLVLGQTDSERVFALISAAIRDRDGDASAGLVDAIKWLAENVPIYAVNVLLSTATEMWALRYPETHELYLLDRRHDGAPEFDLTTKRIRARSERLRVRSSVVFATEPMDDDPRWCLVAPGELVHVGATLEVSRNVVLPDPPRHLLRREDLSVSVERAQHALPGTRRLP; this is encoded by the coding sequence ATGTGTCGACTCTTTGGCCTGCATGCCGGGACCGACGTAGTCAAGGCGACGTTTTGGCTACTGGATGCACCGGACAGCCTTGCCGAGCAAAGCCGAAGGAACCCAGACGGCACGGGCCTGGGTGTCTTTGACGAGCACCGCCGCCCGCAGTTGTACAAGGAACCGATAGCGGCCTGGCAGGACGCCGAGTTCGCCACCGAAGCGCACCAGCTGACCGGTACGACATTCGTCGCGCATGTTCGCTATGCGACGACTGGGTCGCTCGGTGTGCACAACACCCACCCGTTTTTGCAGGACGGTCGAATCTTCGCGCACAACGGCGTCCTTGAGGGGCTGGATGAGATCGATGAACGGTTGCGTGAGGTCGGCACCGACGATTTGGTCTTGGGCCAGACCGATTCCGAGCGGGTGTTCGCCTTAATTAGTGCTGCGATTCGCGACCGTGACGGCGACGCATCGGCCGGTTTGGTCGACGCCATCAAATGGCTCGCGGAGAATGTGCCAATCTACGCGGTCAACGTATTGCTCAGCACGGCCACCGAAATGTGGGCGCTGCGCTACCCAGAGACTCATGAGCTCTACCTGCTGGACCGGCGACACGACGGCGCGCCCGAATTCGACTTGACTACCAAGCGAATCCGGGCGCGCTCGGAGCGGCTGCGGGTGCGATCGTCGGTGGTGTTTGCCACCGAGCCGATGGATGACGACCCGCGCTGGTGTCTGGTGGCCCCGGGTGAGTTGGTCCATGTCGGCGCCACGCTTGAGGTCAGCCGGAATGTGGTGCTGCCCGACCCGCCCAGGCATCTGCTGCGACGCGAGGACCTCAGCGTGTCGGTGGAACGCGCGCAGCACGCGCTGCCGGGTACCCGGCGATTGCCTTGA
- a CDS encoding helix-turn-helix domain-containing protein, protein MAAPINYCVAPSIDTGGLTIQQLLDEPLMSSARVLAGADQLDRELTWMLPLKEVPLRPDSLDAVALYARPEALLADRATLTAVAARGATMLVVDGRIPADIPRSGLPGGLVVVEMPFPVGFAALSRLVADRTLSQELEAMRYSTHAYAALAGLFHRGAGLQMLIREVSNLSRNPAMALNARGLVVAHSGLAADAVTVLSDSVRRMLATGVPAARRSSEHDIRVDPVAGPRASEWTCIASAIQFGKACQGWVVVLVPYPSVGSQELVRHRIVTEQATAVIGSEMLRQRSVDEAKERARGDFIQALVHGSFSSEHELRARADHHEIEIDSPFGVFVAHGVLPHPVGNPAGGMIRLARYAANISSQSAARTDATVIGDVVVVVRTLGDGDAAAQEREMADFAQAMYRELEQRCRSAVAVGYGQPSHGAGKVSESYRQARIALGIARRLGRRCAISYQDLRSFTVLTEIADTESSRQLVREVIEPLRSGPNLLETLTGYLAHGGNVTEAARALNVHRNTLLTKLDRISQTIGLDIREPENQFTLWLAIRLNLLAEVTAAADREARFR, encoded by the coding sequence ATGGCAGCTCCGATCAACTATTGCGTTGCGCCGTCGATCGACACGGGGGGATTGACGATTCAGCAGCTGCTGGACGAACCGCTAATGTCGAGTGCTCGGGTGCTGGCTGGTGCCGACCAACTCGACCGTGAGTTGACCTGGATGCTGCCGCTCAAGGAAGTGCCCCTGCGGCCGGATTCACTCGACGCCGTCGCGTTGTACGCTCGCCCCGAAGCGTTGCTCGCCGACCGCGCCACGCTGACCGCGGTAGCCGCCCGGGGAGCCACCATGCTGGTGGTGGACGGCCGGATTCCCGCCGATATTCCGCGCTCGGGCTTGCCCGGTGGGCTGGTGGTAGTCGAGATGCCCTTCCCGGTGGGCTTTGCCGCGCTCAGCCGCCTGGTCGCGGACCGGACCCTGAGCCAGGAATTGGAGGCGATGCGGTACTCGACGCATGCGTACGCAGCGCTGGCCGGGCTGTTCCACCGCGGCGCGGGCCTGCAGATGCTCATCCGTGAGGTGTCCAACCTGTCCCGGAACCCCGCAATGGCGCTCAACGCACGCGGGCTCGTGGTCGCCCACAGCGGCCTTGCCGCCGACGCCGTCACCGTGTTGTCCGACTCGGTGCGCCGCATGCTGGCAACCGGTGTGCCCGCGGCACGACGTTCGAGCGAGCATGACATCCGCGTGGATCCGGTGGCCGGGCCGCGCGCCAGCGAGTGGACGTGCATTGCCAGCGCCATCCAGTTCGGCAAGGCGTGTCAGGGGTGGGTAGTGGTATTGGTTCCTTACCCGAGCGTGGGCTCCCAAGAGCTGGTCCGGCACCGCATCGTCACCGAGCAGGCGACGGCGGTCATCGGCTCGGAGATGCTGCGCCAGCGCAGCGTCGATGAGGCCAAGGAGCGCGCCCGCGGAGACTTCATCCAAGCCCTGGTGCACGGCAGCTTCTCCAGTGAGCACGAACTGCGGGCGCGTGCCGATCATCACGAGATCGAGATTGACTCGCCGTTTGGCGTGTTCGTTGCCCACGGCGTGCTCCCGCACCCGGTGGGCAACCCGGCGGGCGGCATGATCCGGTTAGCCCGGTATGCCGCCAATATCTCCTCGCAGTCCGCAGCCCGAACCGATGCGACGGTCATCGGCGACGTCGTGGTGGTGGTGCGTACCCTCGGCGATGGTGACGCGGCGGCGCAGGAGCGCGAGATGGCCGATTTCGCGCAGGCGATGTACCGCGAACTCGAGCAGCGATGCCGCTCCGCGGTGGCCGTCGGCTACGGCCAGCCGTCGCACGGTGCCGGCAAGGTGTCCGAAAGTTACCGGCAGGCCCGCATCGCGTTGGGCATCGCGCGTCGGTTGGGCCGCCGCTGCGCCATTTCCTACCAGGACCTGCGCAGCTTCACGGTGCTGACCGAGATCGCCGACACCGAGAGCAGCCGGCAACTGGTTCGGGAGGTTATCGAGCCGCTGCGGTCGGGTCCCAACCTGCTGGAGACGCTGACCGGATACCTGGCCCACGGCGGCAACGTCACTGAGGCCGCGCGTGCACTCAACGTCCATCGCAACACGCTGCTAACCAAACTGGACCGGATCTCGCAAACGATCGGCCTGGATATCCGCGAACCGGAGAACCAATTCACCCTGTGGCTCGCCATCAGGCTTAACCTGCTGGCCGAGGTCACTGCGGCCGCCGACCGTGAGGCCAGATTCCGCTGA
- a CDS encoding dihydrodipicolinate reductase, whose product MSLRVVQWATGSVGVAAIKGVLEHPELELVGCWVHSEVKTGKDVGDIINTAPLGVTATNSIDDVLRLDADAVIYAPLMPSADEVAALLRSGKNVVTPLGWFYPGEKEAAPLEVAAQAGNATLHGAGIGPGAATELFPLLLSVMSTGVTFVRSEEFSDLRTYGAPDVLRYVMGFGGTPDSALTGPMQKLLNGGFIQSVRLCVDQLGFAAEPEIRPSQEVAVATAPIDSPIGVIEPGQVAGRRFHWEALVGDTVVVEITVNWLMGEENLDPPWSFGPAGERYEIEIRGHPDTFVTVKGWQPESVEAGLTNNPGIVATAAHCVNAVPATCAAPAGIQSFFDLPLITGRAAPGLRR is encoded by the coding sequence ATGAGTCTGCGGGTCGTTCAATGGGCAACGGGATCGGTCGGCGTGGCAGCGATCAAAGGCGTGCTCGAGCATCCTGAACTCGAACTGGTGGGCTGTTGGGTGCATTCCGAGGTCAAGACCGGCAAAGACGTCGGCGACATCATCAATACGGCCCCACTGGGGGTGACCGCGACCAACAGCATCGACGATGTGCTCCGGCTGGATGCCGACGCGGTGATCTACGCGCCATTGATGCCCAGCGCCGACGAGGTCGCGGCACTACTGCGCTCGGGCAAGAACGTCGTCACCCCGCTCGGCTGGTTCTACCCGGGCGAAAAAGAAGCCGCCCCCCTCGAGGTCGCCGCGCAGGCGGGCAATGCGACGCTGCACGGCGCCGGCATTGGGCCCGGTGCCGCGACCGAGCTGTTTCCCTTGCTGTTGTCGGTGATGTCTACCGGCGTGACATTTGTTCGCTCCGAGGAGTTTTCAGACCTGCGAACATACGGTGCGCCGGACGTCTTGCGCTATGTGATGGGTTTCGGTGGCACGCCCGACAGCGCCTTGACGGGGCCAATGCAAAAACTACTCAACGGCGGCTTCATTCAGTCGGTTCGGCTGTGCGTTGATCAGCTGGGCTTTGCCGCCGAACCCGAGATCCGCCCATCGCAAGAGGTGGCGGTTGCGACTGCGCCCATCGACTCACCGATCGGGGTGATCGAGCCTGGACAGGTTGCTGGGCGCCGCTTCCACTGGGAGGCGCTGGTCGGTGACACAGTTGTCGTCGAGATCACCGTGAACTGGTTGATGGGGGAGGAAAATCTAGATCCACCCTGGTCGTTCGGGCCTGCGGGCGAACGCTACGAGATCGAGATTCGCGGACACCCGGACACGTTTGTCACCGTAAAGGGATGGCAGCCGGAGAGCGTGGAAGCCGGATTGACGAACAACCCCGGGATCGTTGCGACCGCAGCACACTGCGTTAACGCGGTCCCTGCCACGTGCGCCGCCCCGGCGGGCATTCAAAGCTTCTTCGACCTGCCGCTCATCACCGGGCGGGCCGCGCCGGGACTGCGGCGCTGA
- a CDS encoding long-chain fatty acid--CoA ligase, which produces MDSTMQDYPLTITAIMRHGCGVHGARTVTTATGNGYRHISYRELGQQAAQLANALRRLGITGDQRVATFMWNNAEHLAVYLAAPAMGAVLHTLNIRLFPEQIAYVANEAEDRVVLVDLSLAKLLGPVLADLDTVHTVIAVGEGDTAPLQQSGKTVLRYAELIAAESPDFDWPDIDENSAAAMCYTSGTTGNPKGVVYSHRSSYLHTMAACTTNGIGVGSSDRVLPIVPMFHANAWGLPYAALMAGADLVLPDRHLDAPSLIHMVENLRPTLAGAVPTIWNDVLHHLEKDPGHDMSSLRLVACGGSAVPVSLMRTFEDKHDVQIRQLWGMTETSPLATMAWPPPGTPQDQHWTFRGTQGQPVCGVETRIVDDEGHVLPNDGNAVGEVEVRGPWITGSYYRGHDQSKFDSGWLRTGDVGRIDAQGFITLTDRSKDVIKSGGEWISSVELENNLIAHPDVLEAAVVGVPDERWQERPLAVVVVREDTAVSAGDLRKFLADKVARWWLPERWAFADEIPRTSVGKYDKKAIRSRYAEAAYDVIEAHD; this is translated from the coding sequence ATGGACAGCACGATGCAGGACTATCCGTTGACCATCACCGCAATCATGCGGCACGGCTGCGGTGTACACGGAGCACGCACGGTCACCACCGCGACGGGTAATGGTTACCGGCACATCAGCTACCGCGAATTGGGGCAACAGGCCGCGCAATTGGCAAATGCGTTGCGCCGCTTAGGAATTACCGGCGACCAGCGGGTAGCCACCTTCATGTGGAACAACGCCGAGCACCTAGCCGTATACCTCGCGGCGCCAGCAATGGGAGCGGTATTGCATACCCTCAACATCCGCCTGTTCCCCGAGCAGATCGCCTACGTTGCCAACGAGGCCGAGGATCGGGTTGTCCTGGTCGATCTGTCGCTGGCCAAACTTCTTGGGCCGGTGCTAGCCGATCTGGACACCGTGCACACGGTGATCGCGGTGGGGGAGGGGGACACGGCGCCGCTGCAGCAGTCGGGCAAGACGGTGTTGCGGTATGCCGAATTGATCGCAGCCGAATCCCCCGACTTTGACTGGCCGGACATCGACGAGAATTCCGCCGCCGCGATGTGCTACACCAGTGGTACCACCGGGAACCCCAAAGGCGTTGTCTACAGCCATCGTTCGAGTTACTTGCACACGATGGCGGCGTGCACCACAAACGGCATCGGGGTGGGGTCCAGCGATCGGGTGTTGCCGATTGTGCCGATGTTTCACGCCAACGCGTGGGGGCTGCCGTATGCGGCATTGATGGCCGGCGCCGACCTGGTGCTACCCGACCGGCATCTGGACGCCCCATCGTTGATCCACATGGTCGAGAACCTGCGGCCGACGCTGGCCGGTGCGGTACCAACCATCTGGAACGACGTGCTGCACCATCTCGAGAAGGATCCCGGCCACGACATGTCCTCGTTGCGGCTGGTCGCCTGCGGCGGCTCGGCGGTCCCGGTGTCGCTGATGCGTACCTTCGAAGACAAGCACGACGTGCAGATCCGGCAGCTGTGGGGCATGACGGAGACGTCGCCACTTGCCACCATGGCCTGGCCGCCGCCGGGCACCCCGCAGGACCAGCACTGGACGTTTCGCGGAACCCAGGGCCAGCCGGTATGCGGTGTGGAAACCCGGATCGTCGACGACGAGGGTCACGTGCTGCCCAACGACGGCAACGCCGTGGGCGAGGTGGAAGTTCGCGGCCCGTGGATCACCGGCTCGTACTACCGGGGGCATGACCAATCCAAGTTTGATTCGGGTTGGTTGCGCACCGGTGATGTCGGCCGCATCGATGCCCAGGGCTTCATAACCCTGACCGACCGTTCGAAGGACGTCATCAAATCCGGTGGCGAATGGATCTCTTCGGTCGAGCTGGAAAACAATCTGATCGCCCACCCCGACGTCCTCGAGGCCGCCGTCGTCGGAGTTCCCGATGAGCGCTGGCAGGAACGGCCGCTGGCCGTCGTTGTTGTCAGGGAAGACACCGCTGTCAGTGCCGGTGATCTGCGAAAGTTCTTGGCGGACAAAGTTGCTCGGTGGTGGTTGCCAGAACGATGGGCCTTCGCCGACGAAATCCCCCGCACCAGCGTGGGCAAGTACGACAAGAAGGCAATCCGGTCCCGCTATGCCGAGGCTGCCTACGACGTCATCGAGGCGCACGACTGA
- a CDS encoding YncE family protein, with the protein MSGIKKADRDDRHGEGAQVFDFEAAAGGLVIIEVAVKNGPISGIDISADGARLLVTNYSDNSVSIVNTETCRVTETIDGIDEPFAIAAGGADGNRAYVSTVSTAYDSIAVIDMATRAVVATHPLALSVSDLTVSRDGKYVYAARNGARGADVAILDTTTDQVAVIDIATTPGTTTECVRISSDGTRLYVGTNGPAGGQLVVIATGAQSPDAGSGGRSRWRKKTTKSRGKQAPTGPRVVDTIEIGSSVRDVALSPDGAVAYVASCGADFGAVVDVVDTRTSKISGTRKIGDIGGLVTRLTVSGNGERAYLVSEDRVTVLCTRTQDVLGTLRTNQPSCVAESPDGKHLYIAGYSGIVTVAPVEAAVTSGASDTEQRALDPNRSVDWFLPDLLQYEPALA; encoded by the coding sequence ATGAGCGGAATCAAGAAGGCCGACCGGGATGATCGGCATGGCGAGGGAGCCCAGGTCTTCGACTTCGAGGCCGCGGCCGGTGGTCTGGTCATCATCGAAGTTGCCGTGAAAAACGGCCCGATCAGCGGCATCGACATCAGTGCCGACGGCGCCCGACTGTTGGTGACCAACTACAGCGACAACAGCGTTTCGATCGTCAACACCGAGACCTGCCGGGTCACTGAGACCATCGACGGAATCGACGAACCTTTCGCAATCGCCGCCGGCGGTGCGGATGGCAACCGTGCGTATGTCAGCACCGTGTCAACGGCGTATGACTCGATCGCGGTCATCGACATGGCCACCCGGGCGGTTGTCGCCACGCATCCGCTTGCGCTCAGTGTCAGCGACCTGACGGTCAGCCGGGATGGAAAATACGTCTACGCGGCCCGAAACGGTGCTCGCGGGGCTGACGTGGCGATACTGGACACCACGACGGACCAGGTCGCGGTCATCGACATCGCGACCACGCCGGGCACCACCACGGAGTGTGTGCGCATCAGCTCCGACGGAACCCGCCTCTACGTCGGCACCAACGGGCCCGCCGGCGGCCAACTCGTCGTGATCGCAACCGGCGCGCAGTCCCCGGATGCCGGCAGCGGTGGCCGCTCGCGCTGGCGCAAGAAGACCACCAAGTCACGGGGCAAGCAGGCGCCGACGGGTCCGCGCGTCGTGGACACCATTGAAATCGGCTCGTCGGTCCGCGACGTCGCGCTCAGCCCCGACGGCGCGGTGGCCTACGTGGCCAGCTGCGGTGCCGACTTCGGTGCGGTGGTCGACGTCGTCGACACTCGCACCAGCAAGATCAGCGGCACGCGCAAGATCGGCGACATCGGTGGCCTGGTCACCCGGTTGACCGTCAGCGGCAACGGCGAGCGGGCCTATTTGGTCAGCGAGGACCGCGTCACGGTGCTGTGCACGAGGACGCAGGATGTGCTCGGGACCCTGAGGACCAACCAGCCCTCGTGCGTGGCGGAAAGCCCGGATGGGAAGCACCTTTACATCGCCGGCTATTCGGGCATCGTCACCGTGGCGCCGGTCGAGGCCGCTGTGACGTCTGGGGCGTCCGACACCGAGCAGCGGGCCCTGGATCCCAACAGGTCTGTCGACTGGTTCCTGCCTGACCTGCTGCAATACGAGCCGGCGCTGGCCTAA
- a CDS encoding DUF427 domain-containing protein, translating to MTNDYPQMAAARGRIEPAPRRVRGFLGHELVFDTTAARYVWEFPYYPAYYVPVADVRAEFLRDENHPQKVQLGPSRLYSLVGAGQTHPSAARVFDADSDSPVAGLVRFEWDRLRWFEEDEQIYGHPRNPYSRVDALRSHRHVRVELGGVVLADTRSPVLLFETGLPTRYYIDPTDVAFEHLEPSSTQTLCPYKGTTSGYWSVRVGDAVHPDLAWTYHYPLPAVAAIAGLVAFYNEKLDIFVDGDPLSRPQTQFS from the coding sequence ATGACCAACGACTACCCCCAAATGGCCGCCGCCCGAGGACGGATCGAACCCGCACCGCGCCGGGTTCGCGGCTTTCTCGGCCACGAGCTGGTTTTCGACACCACCGCGGCGCGCTATGTGTGGGAATTTCCTTATTACCCTGCGTATTACGTTCCCGTGGCCGACGTCCGCGCGGAGTTCCTGCGCGACGAGAACCACCCGCAGAAGGTGCAGCTGGGTCCGTCTCGGTTGTACTCGCTCGTCGGCGCCGGCCAGACCCACCCGTCGGCCGCACGCGTATTCGATGCCGACAGCGACAGCCCGGTGGCGGGCCTGGTCAGGTTCGAGTGGGATCGGTTGCGGTGGTTCGAGGAGGACGAGCAGATCTACGGCCACCCGCGGAACCCGTATTCACGCGTCGACGCGCTGCGTTCGCATCGGCATGTCCGGGTGGAGCTCGGCGGCGTCGTTCTCGCCGACACTCGATCACCCGTTTTGCTCTTCGAAACCGGCCTTCCCACAAGGTATTACATCGATCCAACCGACGTCGCGTTCGAGCATCTCGAGCCCAGCTCGACGCAGACGCTGTGCCCGTATAAGGGGACCACGTCGGGCTATTGGTCGGTGCGGGTTGGCGACGCCGTGCACCCGGACCTCGCGTGGACGTATCACTACCCGCTGCCTGCGGTCGCCGCGATCGCTGGGCTGGTGGCGTTCTACAACGAAAAGCTCGACATCTTTGTGGACGGAGATCCGCTGTCCCGGCCGCAAACCCAATTCAGCTAG
- a CDS encoding nitroreductase family deazaflavin-dependent oxidoreductase codes for MAFRRESPMRGRRLRFDEALLERAFMSRLGTLLLLYVAPHVDRVLIPRTKGRLSSAGIDRVGLVTSTGAKSGLPRTHPLVLIEEPDGLLAIGSNYGREKHPAWSANLLAHPECTVEFKGPPRRYRAELLTGDARAAAWDTAVDFYTGYQHYRVKCAPREIRVFRLTRP; via the coding sequence GTGGCATTTCGGCGGGAAAGCCCGATGCGCGGGCGGCGGCTGCGATTCGATGAGGCGTTGTTGGAGCGCGCGTTTATGAGCCGCCTGGGCACACTGTTGCTGCTGTACGTGGCGCCGCACGTCGACAGGGTGCTGATTCCCCGGACCAAGGGCCGGCTGAGTTCGGCCGGGATCGACCGGGTGGGACTTGTCACGTCCACCGGCGCCAAGTCCGGACTGCCGCGTACGCACCCGTTGGTTTTGATCGAGGAGCCCGACGGGCTGCTGGCGATCGGGTCCAACTATGGGCGCGAGAAGCATCCGGCGTGGAGCGCCAACCTGCTGGCCCACCCCGAATGCACGGTCGAGTTCAAGGGACCGCCCCGGCGATACCGGGCCGAACTGCTCACCGGCGACGCCCGTGCCGCGGCGTGGGACACCGCCGTCGACTTCTACACCGGCTACCAGCACTACCGCGTCAAGTGCGCGCCCCGCGAGATCAGAGTCTTTCGGCTCACGAGACCCTGA